The following is a genomic window from Flavobacteriales bacterium.
GCTGGGCCTGGGCGGAGAGGGCGCCGGCGCAGGCCAGCAGGGTCAGGGTCCGTGGCATGATCCCGGGTTTGGTGAGGTGAACCTACCGAAAAAAGCGGACCGCCCGGGCTGAGCCCTTGGGCGGTCCACCCACCAGAATGTCCCGCAGTGGGGACGCTTCGCACCACAAGGGTAGACGAACGCGGCGTGCGGAACACGCCAAGATCGCGAGCCGATATACCGGTCAGGCGGCTCGTGGGTGGCTGGTGGCCACCGTGGTGGGTGCCTGCGGAGCGCTGGTCAACGCCCGTCGACGGTGGTTCGCAAGGCTCCGCCCCCGACCCGCCTCACTGCTTCACGATCCGCTGTGCCTTCACCGGCCGGCCGTCCAGCTGCAGCAGACAGAGGTAGGTGCCCGCACCGACCGATGACCCGTTGGCGGCACGGTCGTCCCAGGCGGTGGTGTAGCGCCCCTGTGCCTTGCTCTCGTCCACCAGCGTCACGAGCACCCGGCCCTGGAGGTCGGCGATGTGCACCGCCGCACGCGCGGGCCGGAAGACGTTGAAGTGGATGTTGCCGAGCTCCCGCATCGGGTTGGGATGCACGGGCAGCAGGTCGCCCTCGGTGCCGAAGCGGTTCGGCTTCACCGCCGTCTGCCCGTCCAGCACGATGTCGAACACCCCTTCCTGGGCGGTGCCGCCGATGGGGTTCAGGGGGATGATGCGTTGCACGGCGTCGGGCTGTGAGGCCCATGGGTCGGCTGGGATGTACGGGTCGCCCTCGAAGTAGAGCTGGGTGGTGAGCTCGGGGAAGCCTGCATGGTTCACCCGGAAGTGGATGTGCCTGGGCCGGTACTGGTTGCCATTGAGGTAGTCTCCGGGCATGATGGTCTCGAAGGCGTACTGCCCGTTCGCATCGCTGTACAGCGTGGCCCGCAGCCGGAAGTCGGTCGACGTGTCGTACACCGCCGCGGCGTTCGCCTGCCACACCTCGATCATGGCGTTCGGCACCGAGGTGATGCAGATGCTGCTCAGCACCGTGCCCGCGATGAACAGGTGGTCCCCCGGTTCGTTGGTGTCGGCCACCAGGGTGGTCACCGGCGATCCGGCGAGGTAGGAGGGCCCCAGGATGTCGTCGGTGGTGGGCAGGCAGCCGCCCATGGGCGCCTCGGCGAGCTGCGCGGCGTCCACCGCAAAGCTCTTGGGGCCCTGGGCCCACGCGAAGAGCTCGGCGCGCGCGGCATGGCCCTGGCCCAGCAGCGCCTCCGGGCTGAACATCACCACCAGGCCGGCGCTGCTGGGCGACCGCTCCAGCTGGTGCACCTGCCCCGGCGCCACCACGTGCACGCAGGGGGCGGTGAAGGCGATGCGCTCCAGGTCGATCATGTGGGCGCCGCCGCCCTGCGTGAAGAAGAAGAGTTCGTTGAAATCGTGGCGGTGCACCGGGCCTGGCATGGGCCGGGGCTTGGGGCCGAAGCGCTCCACCCGCGTGGGCATGCGCGACGGGGCGGGCAGGTGGTGGACCGGAATGTGCGGGTCGGACATGCGGAGGATGGACGGCGCCGGCCCGCCGGACGATGCCTGGGAGCCGCGGATCAGTGCGTGTCCTCCGGCCTCACCCCCGCACCAGCTTCCGGTACTTGATCCTGTGCGGCACCATGTCGCCGCCGAGGCGCTTCTTGCGGTTCTCCTCGTAGTCGCTGAAGCCGCCCTCGAACCAGTACACCTGGCTATCGCCCTCGAAGGCGAGGATGTGCGTGCACACGCGATCCATGAACCAGCGGTCGTGGCTGATGATGACGGCGCAGCCGCTGTAGTCCTGGATGGCTTCTTCGAGCGCGCGCAGCGTGTTCACGTCCAGGTCGTTGGTGGGTTCGTCCAGCAGGAGCACGTTGCTGCTCTGCTTCACCGTCATGGCCAGATGCAGCCGGTTGCGCTCGCCCCCGGAGAGCACGCCCACCTTCTTGTTCTGGTCGGTGCCGCTGAAGTTGAAGCGGCTGAGGTAGGCCCGCGTGTTCATCACCACGTTGCCGAAGGTGATGTTCTCCAGGCCGCCGCTGATCACCTCGTACACGGTCTTCTCGGCCACCAGGTCCTTGTGGCTCTGGTCCACGTAGGCGATCTGCACGGTGTCGCCGATGGTGATCGTGCCGCTATCGGGCTTCTCCGCCCCCATCACCATGCGGAACAGCGTGGTCTTGCCGGCGCCGTTGGGGCCGATGATGCCCACGATGCCCGCCGGCGGCAGGGCGAAGCTGAGGTTGTCGACCAGGAGCCGGTCGCCGAAGCCCTTGCTCACGCCCTTGAACTCGATCACCTTGTCGCCGAGGCGCGGTCCGTTGGGGATGAAGATCTCGAGCTTGGCTTCCTTCTCCTTCACGCTCTCGCTCTGCATCTTCTCGTAGTTCTGCAGGCGGGCCTTGCTCTTGGTGCGGCGGGCGCTGGCGTTGCTGCGCACCCACTCGAGCTCCTGCTTCAACACGCGCTGGCGCTTGCTCTCGGTCTTCTCCTCCTGCGCCATGCGGGCGGTCTTCTGCTCGAGCCAGTTGGTGTAGTTGCCCTTGTACGGGATGCCCTCGCCGCGATCCAGCTCCAGGATCCAGCCGGCCACATTGTCGAGGAAGTAACGGTCGTGGGTGATGGCGATGACGGTGCCCTTGTACTGCTGCAGGTGAAGCTCCAGCCAGGCCACGCTCTCGGCGTCCAGGTGGTTGGTCGGTTCGTCAAGGAGAAGGATGTCCGGGTTCTGCAACAGCAGGCGGCACAGGGCCACGCGACGGCGTTCGCCACCGCTAAGCACCTTGATGGGCTGGTCACCATCCGGACAGCGCAGGGCGTCCATGGCCACCTCCAGCTTCTGGTCGACGTTCCACGCGTCGCTCACCTCGATCCGGTCCTGTAGCTCCGCCTGGCGGGCAATGAGCTTGTCCATCTTGTCCGGATCGTTCAGGATCTCCTCATCGGCGAACCTGTTGTTCACGTCCTCATACTCCTTCAGCAGGTCCATGATGGGCTTCACCCCCTCCCGCACGATCTCGATCACGGTCTTGGTCTCGTCCAGTTCGGGCTCCTGTTCCAGGTGGCCGATGGTGTATCCGGGGCTCAGGTGTACATCGCCATCGTAGCTCTTCTCCTTGCCCGCGATGATGCGCATCAAGGTGGACTTACCACTGCCGTTGAGACCGAGGATCCCGATCTTGGCGCCGTAGTAGAAGCCGAGGTAGATGTCGTTGAGGATCTTCTTGCCGGAAGGGAGCGTCTTGCCCACCTTCACCATGTTGAAGATGATCTGGCGGCCTTCTTCTGCCATTGTCGTCTTGGATCTGCGGTTACTGGAGGACGTTGCCAGGGCAACGGGGCCGCAAAGGTCGCGCTTCGGCGCGAACATCCGGCGGCCGGCCGCCTAGCGCACGGTGGCGCGCCAGAGCTCCAGCCGCTTCCAGTCCTTCACCCGGTCGGGGGCCGTCAGCTGGTCGGGGCGGTGGTCGTGGTGGAGAAGCACCCCTTCCAGCGTCTGCTCCCGGGCCGGGCTCACCAGGACGTACAGCGTGGCGCCCGGGGTCGTGGGCCGGTACAGCGCCTCGATGGGGATCCTCTGCTCCATGAAGTGGAACTCCACCGGCGCCTCCCACGGGAACTCGGTCATCACGCGGTCGGCGGGCTTCAGCGCGCCGCGGAAGTACTCGGCCGTGCCGGCCGCCTCCGGAAAGCGCTCGATGCGGTCCTGGATGCCGCGCATGCCGGTCCATGAGAGACCGACCAGCACCACCAGGGCGGTGACGCTGGTGCGCACACGCTTGCTGAGCTTGGGCAACAGGGTCTCCTGCAGCAGCTTCAGCAGGTAGAACAGGGCGATGGCCGAGCTGAGGTGGAACACGAAGAGCGTGTAGATCCACACCCGGGGCGGGGCCACCAGCCGCTGGGCGATCACGATCGGGATGGCCCCGAGCGCCATGGCCACAAACAACAGCCGGAACTTGCTGCTGATGTACGCCGCGTAGACCAGGCCGACGAGGCCCAGCAGGCTGATCCAGGTGGCGGCGGTGTCGTTGAGATAGGCGTAAAGGTCGAAGGTGCGGTCCTGATGCGTGGCCGAGAACACCTCCCAACTGTTGTCGCCCATGGTGGGGTGGTGGAAGAGCTGGCCCAGGCCGTGCACCACGATCACCGGCATGTACAACGCACCGGTGAGCAGCATGAAGATCCCAAAGGACAAGGCCAGACGTTGCATGCGCTTGGCAAGGGTGGTGTCATAGGCGGTCATCAGATGAAGCACCAGCCAGAGGTAGCACGCGGCCGCGATGTAGAGCATGGTGGTCACGGTCCACATCCCGAGCGCATTGATCACGGCCAGGGCGATGGCGCTGCCGAGGGCATTGGTCTTGGCGAAGTGGCGGCCGGCCAGCCAGCCCAGCAGCAGCAGGCACCAGGTGAGGCTGTAGCCACGGCCCAGCGCACTGTACTCGATCAGGGCGCCGCTGGAGGCCACGAAGGCCAGCATGAGCAGCGCGATGTACCGGTTGAAGTGGGCCCGGGCGAAGAGGTAGGCCAGCGGCATGGCCAGGATGCCCGCGAGCAGGGCCGGAAGACGGAGGCTCCACAGGTGAACCCCGAGGACCGCCGTGCTCAGCTTCACCAGCAGGGTGTGCAGGATCTGGTTGTTCGGGTAGCTGTAGTCGGAGATGATCACCGGCAGAGGGCGCACGGCGTAATACACGTAGGTGAAGGCCTCGTCATAGATGATGGGCGCCTGCATCTGCAGGATGCGCAGCACGGCCCCGGCGGCGATGAGGCCGGCCACGAAGAGCTTGTGCGTGCGTGACGTGCGCTTGTTCAGCTTCACGAGCGAACGGCGCAGGTCGGTCCACAGGGCTCCGCGCTGCACCTCGCCGCGCGGGAGCGAACGGGCCAGCAGGCGCCCACCGGCGAACACCAGCCCCGCTGCCGCACCGGCGGCCATCGCCAGCATCCGAAGGTTGCCGCGCACCCGCTCGTGGAAGGCCCGGGTGTACGTCTCCACGTCCCCATCGGGCGCCAGCCCGTCCACATAGCCCTTCACCGGCGCGAAGCCCAGCCGCGAGAGCCACCAGGCCATGGCGGCCAGCATCAGGAGAAGGAAGGAGGTGAGAAGGACCATGCGCTGCGGACGGGGCACGGCCAAAAGTAGCCGACGGCGCGTGGCCGGGCCGCCCGCCGCCCATCCCATCGGACAGGCCGCCGGTCACAAAAAGGTACTTTGCCTTGCATAGTACCAACCCAAGCACATATGTTTGCATCGTCAAGTACCAGACACAGCCCAGATGAACGTCGAGAACACCAAGGCGCAGATGCGGAAAGGCGTGCTGGAGTACTGCATCCTGTCGGTGCTGTCGCAGGAGGAGCTGTATCCTCCGGACATCATCGCCAAGCTGAAGGACGCGAAGCTGATCGTGGTGGAGGGCACCCTGTACCCCCTGCTCACGCGGCTGAAGGATGCCGGATTCCTGACCTACCGCTGGGAGGAGAGCCGAAGCGGCCCCCCGCGGAAGTACTACAAGCTGACCCCCGTGGGGCAGAAGTTCCTGAACGAACTGGATGAGACCTGGGACGAGCTTGCCCAGGCGGTGAAAAAGATGACCCGACGCAACGCACGATGAAAAAGACCCTCACAGCCAACATCAGCGGTACGGTGTTCCACATCGAGGAGGACGCGTACGACAAGCTGAACCGCTACCTCGGCACCATCCGCGCGCGCTTCAGCGGCAGCGAGGGCCGCGACGAGATCATGGCCGACATCGAGGCCCGCATCGCCGAGCTCTTCCAGGAGCGGCTGCAGGGCCGCCAGGTGGTGGGCATCGCCGACGTGGACCACGTGATCGCCGTCATGGGCCAGCCGGAGGACTACGCGGACGGCGAGGCCGGCGGCGGTGGCGCCATCCCCCCCCCGCCCACCGACGGGCGCCGGCGCCTGTACCGCGACCCGGAGGACAGCTGGGTGGGCGGTGTCTTCGGCGGTCTGGCGGCCTACCTCGGCACCGACCCCTTGTGGATGCGCATCGCGTTCATCCTGCTGGTGATCTTCGGCGTGGGCTCGCCCCTGCTGATCTACATCATCCTCTGGATCCTGATCCCGCAGGCCTCCTCGGCCGCCGAACGCCTCATGATGCAGGGCGAGCCGGTGACGGTGGACAACCTGAAGCGCAGCTTCGAGGAAGGCGCCGAACGCGTGAAGCAGGGCGCCGAGCGCGTGGCCCGCGAGGCCGATGAACTGGGGCGGCGCTGGAGCAACGGTCCGGCCCGTGCCTACGGCCGGCAGGCCCGTCAGGGGGTCGGCGAGTTCGCCCGCGGCGCCGCCGGCGTGGCCGCCAAGATCGTCGGTGTGTTCACCCTGGTGCTCGGCGCCATCCTCACCCTGGCGCTGGTGGGAGCGCTCATCGGTGGCGGCACCATCACCCTCGACCACTTCGGCGGGCTGGAGGGCACCGGCCTCTTCGACCTCAGCGCGGTGGTGTTCGACAGCGCGGCCCACGCCTTCTGGGGTGTGTTGTGCGCCGTGCTCCTGCTGCTGATCCCCGCCATCGGGCTCTTCATCGGCGGTCTGCGCCTGCTCACCGGCCTGCGCGCCCCGCAATGGCTGGGCTGGACGCTGAGCACCGCCTGGTTCGTGGCCCTGATGGTGGTGCTGGTGGTGGGCCTCCGCCTGGGCAACGACCTCAAGCGCGACCAGAAGCTGCGCGAGGAGCTGTCCATCGCACAGCCCGCCGGGCAGACGCTCTTCCTGGGCGTGCATGACATGCGCGGCCTGGGCAAGGACTGGCGGGTGGCCTACGATGACGGCCGGGTGGACTGGGACATGGAGGGGCTGATGACGACCGCCGACAGCATCCACGGGGCCTGGGCCAACCTGGACGTGGTGCCCAGCCCGGACAGCCTCTTCCACCTGATGGTGGAGCGCCGCGCCAACGGGCGCACCGAGAAGATGGCCCTGGCGCGGGCGAGCCACACCGGGTTCACCCACGCGCAGCGCGACTCGCTGCTCCTGCTGTCCCCGTGGGTGGACATGCCCCGGGAGGACAAACTGCGCGCCCAGCGGGTCCGCTTCGAGGTGCAGGTGCCCGTGGGGCGTGCCGTGCACTTCCAGAGCGGTATCGGCTTCATGC
Proteins encoded in this region:
- the ettA gene encoding energy-dependent translational throttle protein EttA produces the protein MAEEGRQIIFNMVKVGKTLPSGKKILNDIYLGFYYGAKIGILGLNGSGKSTLMRIIAGKEKSYDGDVHLSPGYTIGHLEQEPELDETKTVIEIVREGVKPIMDLLKEYEDVNNRFADEEILNDPDKMDKLIARQAELQDRIEVSDAWNVDQKLEVAMDALRCPDGDQPIKVLSGGERRRVALCRLLLQNPDILLLDEPTNHLDAESVAWLELHLQQYKGTVIAITHDRYFLDNVAGWILELDRGEGIPYKGNYTNWLEQKTARMAQEEKTESKRQRVLKQELEWVRSNASARRTKSKARLQNYEKMQSESVKEKEAKLEIFIPNGPRLGDKVIEFKGVSKGFGDRLLVDNLSFALPPAGIVGIIGPNGAGKTTLFRMVMGAEKPDSGTITIGDTVQIAYVDQSHKDLVAEKTVYEVISGGLENITFGNVVMNTRAYLSRFNFSGTDQNKKVGVLSGGERNRLHLAMTVKQSSNVLLLDEPTNDLDVNTLRALEEAIQDYSGCAVIISHDRWFMDRVCTHILAFEGDSQVYWFEGGFSDYEENRKKRLGGDMVPHRIKYRKLVRG
- a CDS encoding glycosyltransferase family 39 protein: MPRPQRMVLLTSFLLLMLAAMAWWLSRLGFAPVKGYVDGLAPDGDVETYTRAFHERVRGNLRMLAMAAGAAAGLVFAGGRLLARSLPRGEVQRGALWTDLRRSLVKLNKRTSRTHKLFVAGLIAAGAVLRILQMQAPIIYDEAFTYVYYAVRPLPVIISDYSYPNNQILHTLLVKLSTAVLGVHLWSLRLPALLAGILAMPLAYLFARAHFNRYIALLMLAFVASSGALIEYSALGRGYSLTWCLLLLGWLAGRHFAKTNALGSAIALAVINALGMWTVTTMLYIAAACYLWLVLHLMTAYDTTLAKRMQRLALSFGIFMLLTGALYMPVIVVHGLGQLFHHPTMGDNSWEVFSATHQDRTFDLYAYLNDTAATWISLLGLVGLVYAAYISSKFRLLFVAMALGAIPIVIAQRLVAPPRVWIYTLFVFHLSSAIALFYLLKLLQETLLPKLSKRVRTSVTALVVLVGLSWTGMRGIQDRIERFPEAAGTAEYFRGALKPADRVMTEFPWEAPVEFHFMEQRIPIEALYRPTTPGATLYVLVSPAREQTLEGVLLHHDHRPDQLTAPDRVKDWKRLELWRATVR
- a CDS encoding PadR family transcriptional regulator; the protein is MNVENTKAQMRKGVLEYCILSVLSQEELYPPDIIAKLKDAKLIVVEGTLYPLLTRLKDAGFLTYRWEESRSGPPRKYYKLTPVGQKFLNELDETWDELAQAVKKMTRRNAR
- a CDS encoding PspC domain-containing protein, encoding MKKTLTANISGTVFHIEEDAYDKLNRYLGTIRARFSGSEGRDEIMADIEARIAELFQERLQGRQVVGIADVDHVIAVMGQPEDYADGEAGGGGAIPPPPTDGRRRLYRDPEDSWVGGVFGGLAAYLGTDPLWMRIAFILLVIFGVGSPLLIYIILWILIPQASSAAERLMMQGEPVTVDNLKRSFEEGAERVKQGAERVAREADELGRRWSNGPARAYGRQARQGVGEFARGAAGVAAKIVGVFTLVLGAILTLALVGALIGGGTITLDHFGGLEGTGLFDLSAVVFDSAAHAFWGVLCAVLLLLIPAIGLFIGGLRLLTGLRAPQWLGWTLSTAWFVALMVVLVVGLRLGNDLKRDQKLREELSIAQPAGQTLFLGVHDMRGLGKDWRVAYDDGRVDWDMEGLMTTADSIHGAWANLDVVPSPDSLFHLMVERRANGRTEKMALARASHTGFTHAQRDSLLLLSPWVDMPREDKLRAQRVRFEVQVPVGRAVHFQSGIGFMLDDVDNVTNTWDDEMVGRTWTMTSGGLSSSVTPEQVPDDLPPPALPATPPAAAPATTPEPTAAPSGTSDLRTYSAPDLLTAVFRRT